The Rubrobacter naiadicus genome includes a region encoding these proteins:
- a CDS encoding RluA family pseudouridine synthase: MSTGRFEISPGDEGERLDRLAAERLGISRSAVQRMIRDGELLVDGAPSTPSYRVRGGERVEARLPETVPSPEEIPVPVVYEDEHLLVVDKPAGLVVHPGAGNPSGTLVNALLDRGIAGGDDPQRPGIVHRLDRDTSGLMILAKGEPAYSRLVEMMAARRVRRIYRALVVGEGLPETGTIDSPVGRDPERPALMAAGVGRPAVTHFEVLREAAGHTMLRVRLETGRTHQIRVHLAAIGYPVYADPLYGKPVPGRRLWLHAEHLAFEHPVTGERMEFRSPIPEELREAAHALDSCFALW; this comes from the coding sequence GTGAGCACCGGGCGGTTCGAGATCTCCCCCGGGGACGAGGGCGAGCGGCTCGACAGGCTCGCCGCGGAGCGCCTCGGGATCAGCCGCAGCGCCGTGCAGCGTATGATCCGCGACGGAGAGCTCCTGGTGGACGGCGCCCCTTCCACGCCCTCCTACCGGGTGCGCGGCGGTGAGCGCGTGGAGGCCCGCCTCCCCGAGACGGTTCCCTCGCCCGAGGAGATCCCCGTCCCCGTCGTCTACGAGGACGAACACCTGCTGGTCGTGGACAAGCCCGCCGGGCTCGTGGTGCATCCGGGCGCGGGCAACCCCTCCGGGACGCTCGTGAACGCGCTCCTGGATCGGGGCATCGCGGGCGGGGACGACCCGCAGAGGCCGGGGATAGTCCACCGGCTGGACCGGGACACCTCGGGGCTCATGATCCTGGCGAAAGGGGAGCCGGCGTACTCGCGGCTCGTGGAGATGATGGCCGCCCGGCGGGTGCGGAGGATCTACCGGGCGCTCGTCGTGGGGGAGGGGCTGCCCGAGACCGGCACGATAGACTCCCCGGTCGGGCGCGACCCGGAGCGCCCGGCGCTGATGGCCGCCGGGGTGGGGAGGCCCGCCGTCACCCACTTCGAGGTGCTGCGGGAGGCCGCCGGGCACACGATGCTCAGGGTGCGCCTGGAGACGGGGAGGACGCACCAGATCCGGGTGCATCTCGCCGCCATAGGCTACCCGGTCTACGCCGACCCGCTCTACGGCAAACCCGTCCCTGGCAGGAGGCTCTGGCTGCACGCCGAGCACCTCGCCTTCGAGCACCCGGTCACCGGGGAGAGGATGGAGTTCCGCTCGCCGATCCCGGAGGAATTGCGCGAGGCCGCGCACGCGCTTGATTCATGCTTCGCACTCTGGTAA
- a CDS encoding DivIVA domain-containing protein gives MSIKPLDIRNKEFGRSFRGYDTAQVEDFLETVADEFERIYTENIKINEEISSVRERLEQFEELESSIREALVQAEKAAEDVRESAKREAESLRLNANREAELIVREARTKASQMLSDASARIEQARSSYEALKAAKERFASDFRELLSGYLRVMEGAEVASARELEASLRERLDLHAVRALQEEEPPDEEARPAEEETQVLEGREEGDPPQAGEEEEAASGRG, from the coding sequence ATGAGCATCAAGCCGCTCGATATCCGAAACAAGGAGTTCGGCCGCAGCTTCCGGGGGTACGACACCGCCCAGGTGGAGGACTTCCTTGAGACGGTCGCCGACGAGTTCGAGCGCATCTACACCGAGAACATCAAGATAAACGAGGAGATCTCGAGCGTAAGGGAGCGCCTGGAGCAGTTCGAGGAGCTCGAGTCTTCGATCCGCGAGGCGCTGGTTCAGGCGGAGAAGGCGGCCGAGGACGTGCGCGAGAGCGCGAAGAGGGAGGCCGAGAGCCTCCGGCTGAACGCCAACCGCGAGGCGGAGCTCATCGTGCGGGAGGCGCGGACGAAGGCCTCCCAGATGCTCTCCGACGCCTCCGCGCGTATCGAGCAGGCACGCTCCTCCTACGAGGCACTCAAGGCGGCGAAGGAACGGTTCGCCTCGGATTTCAGGGAGCTGCTCAGCGGCTACCTGCGGGTGATGGAGGGGGCGGAGGTGGCCTCGGCCAGGGAGCTCGAAGCCTCGCTCAGGGAGCGGCTCGACCTGCACGCCGTGCGCGCCCTGCAGGAGGAAGAGCCCCCAGATGAGGAGGCCCGCCCGGCGGAAGAGGAGACGCAGGTGCTGGAGGGGCGGGAGGAAGGAGATCCGCCGCAGGCCGGCGAAGAGGAGGAGGCGGCCTCCGGGCGTGGATGA
- a CDS encoding DUF167 domain-containing protein yields the protein MDEGFLLEAGDGGTLLRVHVSPGSGRSRIAGSYGGNALKVRVGAPPTQGRANAELRRFVAGLLGMKPSDVELVRGSSAREKVLFLKGVEPEGVAGAFDEYLRGG from the coding sequence GTGGATGAGGGGTTCCTCCTGGAGGCCGGTGACGGTGGGACGCTGCTGAGGGTGCACGTCTCGCCGGGGAGCGGGCGCAGCCGGATCGCGGGAAGCTACGGCGGGAATGCGCTCAAGGTCCGGGTGGGCGCCCCGCCCACACAGGGCCGGGCCAACGCCGAATTGCGCCGATTCGTCGCCGGTCTGCTCGGGATGAAGCCCTCCGACGTGGAGCTGGTGCGCGGTTCTTCGGCTCGTGAGAAGGTGCTCTTCCTGAAGGGTGTGGAACCGGAGGGCGTCGCCGGGGCCTTCGACGAATACCTGCGCGGCGGGTGA
- the pyrR gene encoding bifunctional pyr operon transcriptional regulator/uracil phosphoribosyltransferase PyrR, protein MGVSGTNERVRAEILSPDVLARSLRRISHEILERNASRLDDLALVGILTRGVPLAHRISENIRRFEGIEVPVGSLDITLHRDDLTDDEPEVRGSRIPFEVEGRIVILVDDVLFTGRTARAAMDALLERGRPAAIQLAILIDRGHRELPIRADYVGKNVPTSLDERVRVRLVETDGEDGVITVER, encoded by the coding sequence TTGGGTGTCTCAGGCACCAACGAAAGGGTGCGCGCGGAGATACTCTCCCCGGACGTCCTCGCCCGCTCCCTGAGGCGCATCTCGCACGAGATCCTGGAGAGAAACGCATCCCGGCTCGACGACCTCGCGCTCGTCGGCATACTCACGCGCGGGGTGCCGCTCGCGCACAGGATCTCGGAGAACATCCGCCGCTTCGAAGGGATCGAGGTCCCGGTGGGATCTCTGGACATCACGCTGCACCGCGACGACCTGACGGATGATGAACCCGAGGTCAGGGGCAGCCGCATCCCGTTCGAGGTCGAGGGCCGGATCGTCATCCTGGTCGATGACGTGCTCTTCACCGGCCGGACGGCGCGGGCGGCGATGGACGCTTTGCTCGAGCGGGGCCGCCCGGCGGCGATACAGCTCGCGATCCTTATCGACCGCGGACACCGGGAGCTCCCGATCCGGGCGGACTACGTGGGCAAGAACGTCCCGACCTCGCTCGACGAGCGGGTGCGGGTGAGGCTGGTCGAGACCGACGGGGAGGATGGGGTGATCACCGTTGAGCGCTAG
- the carB gene encoding carbamoyl-phosphate synthase large subunit, translated as MPRREDIESILIIGSGPIVIGQAAEFDYSGTQACRALRDEGYRVILVNSNPATIMTDPEVADTTYIEPLDAEMVAEILRRERPDALLPTLGGQTALNISVELYEAGVLDELGVELLGASVDSIRKAEDRELFHDAMERIGLKVPESRTVKSVAEAEELAEKIGLPLIIRPSFTLGGKGGSMATTLEGLRRSVAEGLAASPVHSVLVERSIAGWKEFELEVMRDLDDNVVIICSIENVDPMGVHTGDSITVAPAQTLSDRQYQALRTAAIRIIREIGVQTGGSNIQFAVDPGSDDFYVIEMNPRVSRSSALASKATGFPIAKIAAKLACGLRLDEIPNDITGVTPASFEPALDYVVTKIPRFAFEKFPGAAPRLTTRMHSVGEVMAVGRTFTESLLKAMASLEVEPQDVKAELDEPNPYRIFAIFEALRAGMDIPEIYRRTRIDPFFIASVARIVAAEGAVQPEMQPEELLEAKRVGLSDAAIAAAAGTRTDVIRGVRRMLGIRPTYKAVDTCAAEFPARTPYYYSTYEEEDEVERGENRSIVVLGSGPNRIGQGVEFDYACVHASYAIKESGYDAVMVNSNPETVSTDYDTSTRLYFEPLDAEHVLEVIRRERPEGVILQFGGQSPLKLARELEREGVRILGTPSEAIDLAEDRSRFGRLLEELGMPHPRFGAARSAEEARAVAREVGYPVVVRPSYVLGGRRMEIVYTEEELDRYLESEAGATPEHPTLIDRFMEDHVEVDVDAVCDGERVYIGGIMEHIEEAGVHSGDSSCVIPPITLPRPVVAKIEEYTRSLALALGVVGLMNVQYVVRGEEVLVIECNPRASRTVPFVSKATGVPLAKIATRVLLGEKLAEMRLEGSRPEHFSVKAPVLPFERFADVDPLLGPEMRSTGETMGIDETFGGAFAKALSAAGQPLPVSGRVYVSVNDRDKRAVVLLARAFADLGFEILASEGTAEVLRSNGLSVGVVPKIGEPGKDVLALIEAGEVDLIVNTPGGRGRRERTDGYAIRRGALMHGVPCITTLSAAAAAVQGIESKIRGKARSVRALQGLYPARA; from the coding sequence ATGCCCCGGCGCGAAGACATAGAGAGCATACTCATCATCGGCTCCGGGCCGATCGTGATCGGGCAGGCCGCCGAGTTCGACTACTCGGGCACCCAGGCCTGCCGCGCGCTGCGCGACGAGGGCTACCGGGTCATCCTGGTCAACTCGAACCCGGCGACGATCATGACCGACCCCGAGGTGGCCGATACCACCTACATCGAGCCGCTCGACGCGGAGATGGTCGCGGAGATCCTGCGCCGCGAGCGGCCCGACGCCCTGCTCCCGACCCTGGGCGGCCAGACCGCCCTCAACATCTCCGTCGAGCTCTACGAGGCGGGCGTCCTCGACGAGCTCGGCGTGGAGCTGCTCGGGGCGTCGGTCGATTCGATCCGCAAGGCCGAGGACCGCGAGCTCTTCCACGACGCGATGGAGCGTATCGGCCTCAAGGTCCCCGAGAGCAGGACCGTGAAGAGCGTCGCCGAGGCCGAGGAGCTCGCCGAGAAGATCGGACTGCCCCTCATCATCCGCCCCAGCTTCACCCTGGGCGGCAAGGGCGGCTCGATGGCGACCACCCTCGAGGGGCTCCGGCGCTCGGTCGCCGAAGGGCTCGCCGCAAGCCCCGTCCACAGCGTCCTCGTCGAGCGCAGCATCGCCGGCTGGAAGGAGTTCGAGCTCGAGGTCATGCGCGACCTCGACGACAACGTCGTCATCATCTGCTCCATAGAGAACGTCGACCCCATGGGCGTCCACACCGGCGACTCCATCACCGTCGCCCCCGCCCAGACCCTCTCCGACAGGCAGTACCAGGCCCTCCGTACCGCAGCTATACGCATAATACGGGAGATCGGGGTACAGACGGGGGGATCGAACATCCAGTTCGCAGTCGATCCGGGGAGCGACGACTTCTATGTGATCGAGATGAACCCGCGCGTCTCGCGTTCGAGTGCGCTGGCGAGCAAGGCGACGGGTTTTCCGATCGCGAAGATCGCGGCCAAGCTCGCTTGCGGGCTGAGGCTGGATGAGATCCCGAACGACATCACGGGGGTGACCCCGGCCTCCTTCGAGCCGGCGCTCGATTACGTGGTCACCAAGATCCCGCGCTTCGCGTTCGAGAAGTTCCCTGGGGCGGCGCCGCGGCTGACGACCCGGATGCATTCGGTCGGGGAAGTGATGGCGGTCGGCAGGACGTTCACCGAGAGCCTCCTGAAGGCGATGGCGTCGCTCGAGGTCGAGCCGCAGGACGTAAAAGCCGAGCTCGACGAGCCGAACCCGTACCGCATCTTCGCCATCTTCGAGGCGCTTCGGGCCGGGATGGACATCCCCGAGATATACCGCAGGACCAGGATCGACCCGTTCTTCATCGCCTCGGTCGCCCGGATCGTCGCCGCCGAGGGGGCGGTGCAGCCCGAGATGCAGCCCGAGGAGCTGCTCGAGGCGAAGCGGGTCGGGCTCTCCGATGCGGCGATAGCCGCGGCGGCCGGGACCCGGACCGACGTGATCCGGGGCGTCAGGAGGATGCTCGGCATCCGGCCGACCTACAAGGCGGTCGACACCTGCGCCGCCGAGTTTCCGGCCCGCACGCCGTACTACTACTCCACCTACGAGGAGGAGGACGAGGTCGAGCGGGGGGAGAACCGTTCGATCGTGGTGCTCGGGAGCGGGCCGAACAGGATCGGGCAGGGGGTCGAGTTCGACTACGCCTGCGTGCACGCCAGCTACGCGATAAAGGAGAGCGGCTACGACGCGGTGATGGTCAACTCCAACCCCGAGACCGTCTCGACCGACTACGACACCTCGACCCGGCTCTACTTCGAGCCGCTCGACGCCGAGCACGTGCTCGAGGTCATCCGGAGGGAGAGGCCGGAGGGGGTCATCCTGCAGTTCGGCGGGCAGAGCCCCCTGAAGCTCGCGCGGGAGCTCGAGCGGGAGGGCGTGAGGATCCTCGGCACCCCCTCCGAGGCGATAGACCTCGCCGAGGACCGCTCCCGTTTCGGACGGCTCCTGGAGGAGCTTGGGATGCCGCACCCCCGCTTCGGTGCGGCCCGGAGCGCCGAGGAGGCCCGGGCGGTCGCGCGCGAGGTGGGCTACCCGGTCGTCGTCCGGCCCTCCTACGTGCTCGGGGGGCGCCGGATGGAGATCGTCTACACCGAGGAAGAACTGGATCGCTACCTGGAGTCGGAGGCCGGTGCCACGCCCGAGCACCCGACCCTCATCGACCGCTTCATGGAGGACCATGTCGAGGTGGACGTGGACGCGGTGTGCGACGGGGAGCGGGTCTACATCGGTGGGATCATGGAGCACATCGAGGAGGCCGGCGTCCACTCCGGGGATTCCTCGTGCGTCATACCCCCGATCACGCTGCCGCGTCCGGTCGTGGCGAAGATCGAAGAGTACACCCGGAGCCTGGCGCTCGCGCTCGGCGTTGTCGGCCTGATGAACGTGCAGTACGTCGTGCGGGGCGAGGAGGTGCTCGTCATCGAGTGCAACCCGCGCGCCTCGCGCACGGTCCCGTTCGTCTCCAAGGCGACCGGGGTGCCGCTCGCCAAGATCGCCACCCGCGTCCTGCTCGGCGAGAAGCTCGCGGAGATGCGGCTCGAGGGGAGCCGTCCGGAGCACTTCTCGGTCAAGGCGCCGGTCCTGCCGTTCGAGCGGTTTGCGGACGTGGACCCGCTGCTCGGCCCCGAGATGCGCTCGACCGGGGAGACGATGGGCATAGACGAGACCTTCGGCGGGGCGTTCGCCAAAGCCCTCTCCGCGGCAGGGCAGCCGCTGCCGGTCTCCGGTAGGGTCTACGTCTCGGTCAACGACCGGGACAAGCGGGCCGTGGTCCTGCTGGCGCGGGCGTTCGCCGACCTGGGGTTCGAGATCCTGGCGAGCGAGGGGACCGCGGAGGTATTGCGCAGCAACGGCCTCTCCGTCGGGGTGGTGCCCAAGATCGGGGAGCCGGGGAAGGACGTGCTCGCGCTCATCGAGGCGGGGGAGGTGGACCTGATCGTGAACACCCCCGGCGGGCGGGGGCGTCGGGAGCGCACCGACGGCTACGCGATAAGGCGCGGGGCGCTCATGCACGGGGTGCCGTGCATAACCACGCTCTCGGCGGCCGCCGCGGCGGTGCAGGGGATAGAGTCGAAGATCCGGGGCAAGGCCCGCAGCGTGCGTGCGCTGCAGGGTTTGTATCCCGCCAGAGCGTGA
- the carA gene encoding glutamine-hydrolyzing carbamoyl-phosphate synthase small subunit, producing the protein MEYGRNKALVVLEDGTAFRGWSFAGEGETAGEVVFTTSMVGYQETITDPSYRGQIVLFTYPLIGNYGVIPGDEESRRVQAAGVLVREYTPYHSNWASERSLAEMLDEAGVIGVEGIDTRALTRHIRTAGAMRGVISTETDDVQALREKARSHPQMVGLDLASSSAQLTEPTLLPAIGEERCRIAALDYGVKGSIYRELRSRGASVLALPGATPPQEILASSPDGLFLSNGPGDPAALEAAIERLKPLLGELPVFGICLGHQLLGLALGCETYKMPFGHHGANHPVRNLSTGRIEITSQNHGFAIREETMPEGVALTHRNLYDGTVEGLRCDAAGAWSVQYHPESSPGPRDSGYLFDEFVAAASGGKVVA; encoded by the coding sequence TTGGAGTACGGACGTAACAAGGCCCTGGTCGTCCTGGAGGACGGGACGGCCTTCCGGGGATGGAGTTTCGCCGGCGAGGGCGAGACGGCCGGCGAGGTGGTCTTCACGACGAGCATGGTCGGCTACCAGGAGACGATCACCGACCCCTCTTACCGGGGGCAGATCGTGCTGTTCACCTACCCCCTGATCGGCAACTACGGCGTCATCCCCGGCGACGAGGAATCCAGGCGGGTGCAGGCCGCGGGCGTTTTGGTGCGCGAGTACACCCCCTACCACAGCAACTGGGCGAGCGAGCGCTCGCTCGCGGAGATGCTCGATGAGGCCGGGGTGATCGGGGTAGAGGGCATAGACACCCGCGCGCTCACCCGCCACATCCGCACGGCGGGTGCGATGCGCGGCGTGATCTCGACCGAGACCGACGACGTCCAGGCCCTCAGGGAGAAGGCCCGCTCCCACCCGCAGATGGTCGGGCTCGACCTCGCCTCTTCGAGCGCCCAGCTCACCGAGCCCACGCTGTTGCCCGCCATCGGCGAGGAGCGTTGCCGCATCGCCGCTCTCGACTACGGGGTGAAGGGTTCGATCTACCGCGAGCTCAGGAGCCGCGGCGCCTCGGTGCTCGCCCTGCCCGGCGCCACGCCCCCGCAGGAGATCCTCGCCTCCTCTCCCGACGGCCTCTTCCTCTCCAACGGTCCCGGCGACCCGGCGGCGCTCGAAGCGGCGATAGAGCGCCTCAAACCGCTGCTCGGTGAGCTACCGGTCTTCGGAATCTGCCTGGGGCACCAGCTCCTCGGGCTCGCGCTCGGCTGCGAGACGTACAAGATGCCCTTCGGGCACCACGGGGCGAACCACCCGGTGAGGAACCTTTCGACCGGGCGCATCGAGATCACCTCGCAGAACCACGGTTTCGCGATCCGGGAGGAGACGATGCCCGAGGGCGTCGCGCTCACCCACCGCAACCTCTACGACGGCACGGTCGAGGGGCTCCGCTGCGACGCCGCGGGCGCCTGGAGCGTGCAGTACCACCCCGAGTCGAGCCCCGGACCGCGCGACTCGGGCTACCTCTTCGACGAGTTCGTCGCGGCGGCCTCCGGCGGGAAGGTGGTGGCCTAG
- a CDS encoding aspartate carbamoyltransferase catalytic subunit — protein MSARDFISLENVGREELLEVMELARDQEEGRLGRLLEGRTVCLAFFEPSTRTAASFELAARRAGADVVSLSSGTSSISKGESLVDTVVTLDRLGMDALIIRHPAAGAASLASRHTSAAVVNAGDGCGQHPTQALLDLYALGKSLGGFEELAGRRAAIVGDILHSRVARSVIPAFGTAGIEVSLVAPATLLPREADVWRLPVLGSVDEALEWGAEVLYMLRLQKERMSGALVPSVAEYARYYGVGRRHLRPGVRVMHPGPVNRGVEIASDVVLDGSSLIPDQVSAGIAVRTAVLALATGSVERAAA, from the coding sequence TTGAGCGCTAGGGACTTCATCTCGCTGGAGAACGTCGGGAGGGAGGAGCTCCTCGAGGTGATGGAGCTCGCGCGAGATCAAGAGGAGGGGCGCCTCGGCCGCCTGCTCGAGGGCAGGACGGTCTGCCTCGCCTTCTTCGAGCCCTCGACGAGGACCGCGGCCTCCTTCGAGCTCGCGGCGCGGCGGGCCGGGGCCGACGTGGTCTCGCTCTCGTCGGGGACCTCCTCGATCTCGAAGGGCGAGTCGCTGGTGGACACGGTGGTGACCCTGGACCGGCTCGGGATGGACGCGCTCATCATCCGGCACCCGGCGGCCGGGGCGGCCTCTCTCGCCTCGAGGCACACCTCCGCCGCGGTGGTAAACGCCGGAGACGGCTGCGGGCAGCACCCCACGCAGGCGCTCCTCGACCTCTACGCCCTCGGCAAATCCCTCGGCGGATTCGAGGAGCTCGCTGGTCGGCGGGCGGCGATCGTCGGGGACATCCTGCACAGCCGGGTGGCGCGCAGCGTGATCCCGGCCTTCGGGACGGCGGGGATTGAGGTCTCGCTCGTGGCTCCGGCGACGCTCCTGCCGCGCGAGGCGGACGTGTGGAGGCTTCCGGTCCTCGGCTCGGTCGACGAGGCGCTCGAGTGGGGGGCGGAGGTGCTCTACATGCTCCGGCTGCAGAAGGAGAGGATGAGCGGCGCGCTCGTACCCTCGGTCGCCGAGTACGCCCGCTACTACGGGGTCGGGCGGCGCCACCTGCGGCCCGGCGTGCGGGTGATGCATCCGGGACCGGTGAACCGGGGCGTCGAGATCGCCTCGGACGTCGTCCTCGACGGTAGCTCGCTCATACCCGATCAGGTATCCGCCGGGATCGCGGTGCGTACCGCCGTGCTCGCGCTCGCGACCGGCTCGGTGGAGAGGGCGGCGGCTTGA
- a CDS encoding dihydroorotate dehydrogenase, with product MVRETLEVELCGLRLRTPLVPAAGTLSREELPEVAGAFGAVLPKTVTLEPRPGNPPPRIAEAPSGMINSIGLENPGLDAFLSELDLYDVGLPVFVSVAGETPGEFARVCRRLAGDERVAAVELNLSCPNTERGEETFCSHPPSVEEVVSACREAMPQKPLFAKLASERVLENSLAAGRAGADAVTLINTIPALAVDARTRRVFLAGGLSGPAIKPVALRCVHQVSRTVEVPVIGCGGVVSGTDVAEFMLAGATAVQVGSGSFVRDVREILEGFLSYLEENGLRARDLTAGSVPLRRPVGPPP from the coding sequence GTGGTGAGGGAAACCCTCGAGGTCGAGCTGTGCGGCCTCCGGCTGCGCACCCCGCTCGTCCCGGCGGCGGGCACGCTTTCCAGAGAGGAGCTGCCGGAGGTCGCGGGGGCGTTCGGGGCCGTGCTGCCGAAGACGGTGACGCTCGAGCCGCGCCCGGGCAACCCTCCTCCCCGGATAGCCGAGGCTCCATCCGGCATGATCAACTCGATCGGGCTCGAGAACCCCGGGCTGGACGCCTTCCTCTCGGAGCTCGACCTCTACGACGTCGGGCTCCCCGTCTTCGTCTCGGTCGCGGGGGAGACGCCCGGGGAGTTCGCCCGGGTGTGCCGGAGGCTCGCGGGTGACGAACGGGTGGCCGCCGTGGAGCTGAACCTCTCCTGCCCCAACACCGAGAGGGGAGAAGAGACTTTCTGCTCGCATCCCCCCTCCGTCGAGGAGGTGGTCTCGGCCTGCCGGGAGGCTATGCCGCAGAAACCCCTCTTCGCCAAGCTCGCGAGCGAGCGGGTCCTGGAGAACTCTTTAGCAGCCGGGCGCGCCGGGGCCGACGCCGTGACGCTCATAAACACCATCCCGGCGCTCGCGGTGGACGCCCGCACGCGGCGGGTCTTCCTCGCGGGCGGCCTCTCCGGACCCGCGATAAAGCCCGTGGCGCTCCGCTGCGTCCACCAGGTCTCCCGCACCGTGGAGGTCCCGGTCATCGGCTGCGGCGGCGTCGTGAGCGGCACCGACGTCGCCGAGTTCATGCTCGCCGGGGCCACGGCCGTCCAGGTGGGCTCCGGGAGCTTCGTCAGGGATGTGCGTGAGATCCTGGAAGGGTTTTTATCCTACCTGGAGGAGAACGGCCTGCGTGCCCGCGACCTTACGGCAGGTTCAGTACCGCTGCGGCGGCCGGTAGGGCCACCTCCCTGA
- a CDS encoding TetR/AcrR family transcriptional regulator — MGRTRLPGKVREAQILGVALRSFRERGFKGTSMSEIAENVGISKAGLYHHFRSKDELLCALFEPSFGRVEELLKRRPGQKELLEGYLEIMLAERDLATLLATDLSVRTRPGVGEKVVELMRRLREQVAGEGADLKQMIRADGALWVLRSAVISFPEADEQTVREVALPAAAAVLNLP, encoded by the coding sequence GCGTTGAGGTCGTTCCGAGAGCGTGGGTTCAAGGGCACCTCGATGTCAGAGATCGCGGAGAATGTCGGGATCAGCAAGGCGGGACTCTATCACCACTTCAGGTCCAAAGATGAGCTGCTTTGCGCCCTCTTCGAACCTTCTTTCGGGAGGGTTGAGGAACTCCTAAAGAGGCGTCCCGGACAGAAGGAACTGCTGGAAGGGTACCTGGAGATCATGCTCGCAGAGCGGGACCTGGCCACCTTGCTAGCTACGGATCTCTCGGTGCGTACCCGTCCCGGCGTAGGCGAGAAGGTTGTGGAGTTGATGCGGCGGCTGCGAGAACAGGTGGCCGGAGAGGGAGCTGACCTCAAGCAGATGATACGGGCCGATGGCGCGCTATGGGTGCTGCGCTCGGCGGTGATCTCCTTCCCCGAAGCTGATGAGCAGACCGTCAGGGAGGTGGCCCTACCGGCCGCCGCAGCGGTACTGAACCTGCCGTAA
- a CDS encoding dihydroorotase: MSTRSGADRELVIRGAHVLDPSSGLDGVMDVRISGGRVAEVGEDLHGVRELDASGLHLFPGFVDVHAHWRTPGREEEEDLESGSAAAAAGGFTGVVMMPNTDPVLDRPALVSGLVRRAERESRVRAYVAAALHAGLAGSELTEMRLLKEAGALCVSDDGPGTQNADVLRSGMLYARSAGLAVLLHCEDRSLAKGVVHDGVAAALAGVPATPASAEDAATATALVLAAETGARVHITHVSTALSAALVGFFKGRAGVTADTTPHHLTLTDDLVRTLEGLYRVNPPLRPEGDRREVIEALRDGTLDFVATDHAPHAAQRKELPLQEAAPGFLGHETAFAALYTELVLGESLPLSRLVEAMSCAPGRWVGGLGSLAVGAPADIALADLEEEWTVERESLSSRSHNSPYLGRRMRGRIVGTIVGGELVHDRMGAKLGVRT, from the coding sequence TTGAGCACGCGCAGCGGAGCGGACCGCGAGCTCGTCATCCGCGGGGCGCACGTCCTCGACCCCTCCTCCGGACTCGACGGGGTGATGGACGTGCGCATCAGCGGTGGGCGCGTGGCCGAGGTGGGGGAGGATCTGCACGGGGTGCGCGAGCTGGACGCCTCCGGGCTGCACCTCTTCCCCGGCTTCGTCGACGTTCACGCCCACTGGCGGACGCCGGGGCGCGAAGAGGAGGAGGACCTCGAGAGCGGTTCGGCGGCGGCCGCGGCGGGCGGGTTCACGGGCGTGGTGATGATGCCGAACACCGACCCGGTGCTGGACAGACCCGCGCTCGTCTCGGGCCTCGTGCGGCGGGCGGAGCGGGAGTCGAGGGTGCGGGCGTACGTCGCCGCGGCGCTGCACGCCGGGCTCGCCGGGAGCGAGCTCACCGAGATGCGCCTGCTGAAGGAAGCGGGGGCGCTGTGCGTCTCGGACGACGGGCCCGGCACGCAGAACGCCGACGTCTTGAGGAGCGGGATGCTCTACGCCCGCTCGGCTGGGCTCGCGGTCCTGCTGCACTGCGAGGACCGCTCGCTCGCGAAAGGCGTGGTGCACGACGGGGTCGCGGCGGCGCTCGCCGGGGTTCCGGCGACGCCCGCGAGCGCCGAGGACGCCGCCACGGCGACGGCGCTCGTCCTCGCCGCCGAGACCGGGGCGAGGGTGCACATAACCCACGTCTCGACCGCGCTCTCGGCCGCGCTCGTCGGTTTCTTCAAGGGGCGCGCCGGCGTCACCGCGGATACCACCCCGCACCACCTGACCCTGACCGACGACCTGGTGCGCACGCTCGAGGGGCTCTACCGGGTCAACCCGCCCCTCAGGCCCGAGGGGGACCGCCGGGAGGTGATCGAAGCGCTGCGCGACGGGACGCTCGATTTCGTCGCGACCGACCACGCCCCGCACGCCGCGCAGAGGAAGGAGCTCCCGCTGCAGGAGGCCGCCCCGGGTTTCCTCGGGCACGAGACGGCCTTCGCCGCCCTCTACACGGAGCTGGTGCTGGGGGAATCTCTCCCGCTCTCCCGCCTCGTCGAAGCGATGAGCTGCGCGCCGGGGCGATGGGTCGGGGGGCTCGGGAGCCTCGCCGTGGGGGCCCCGGCGGACATCGCGCTCGCCGACCTCGAGGAAGAGTGGACCGTGGAGCGGGAGAGCCTCTCGAGCCGCTCGCACAACAGCCCCTACCTGGGGAGGAGGATGAGGGGCAGGATCGTGGGTACCATAGTCGGAGGAGAGCTCGTACACGACAGGATGGGAGCGAAGCTTGGAGTACGGACGTAA